The Pedobacter ginsengisoli region ACCTTTTTCCTCTACCAGTTCCACAATAGTATCTACAGTACCCACGGCTAGTTTTTCATTCTCTGTTGATCCGCTTTGAATAGCAGCCACAGGCAATAAATTCTTACCCTCATTCTGAAACAGTTTTACAATCTCTTTAAGCTTACCCAAACCCATCAATACCACTACAGTAGCTTTTGAACGGGCAGCTTCATAAAGATCATTAGATATTTTTCCTGAAGAAGTGGTACCAGTTACCACCCAAAAACTCTCGCTAAGTCCACGGTGTGTTACCGGAATCTGTTGTAATCCAGGTACTGATATAGAGCTTGATAAGCCAGGCACAACCGTTACCGGCACACTGTAACCTGCAGCAAAATCCAATTCTTCATACCCTCTGCCAAAAACAAACGGATCGCCGCCTTTTAAACGAACAACGTGGCCGTAGTTAAGGGCGTAATCAATCATCAGCTTATTTATTGCATCCTGTCCATATGAATGTTCACCGGATCTTTTACCAACATATACCTTAATGGCATTAGGGTTGGCATAATCTAAAACCCCTTCATTAACTAATGCATCATACAAAACTACATCAGCAGTTTTTAGCGCATTAGCCCCTTTCATGGTGATTAGTTCCGGATCACCAGGACCAGCGCCCACAAGCGTGATCCTAGGTTCTCTGTTATATATATTTTTATGAGTGATCATTCGGTTACTCCCCTCTTGTTCCTTTAATTGAGTTATAAAAACGTTCAACATCAGCTAAGTAAGCTGTTGCAAATGCTTCTGTAGGCTCGTTTTTGTTAATTTGAAGTACCAGATCATTAAATGAACCTTCAAGTACAATCTCTCCGGTTTCAACGTAGTTTTTATCAAACTCTCTGATCACTCCTATTTGGGTACTGCTATTCACACCTTTATCAAGCAATAAAGCTTTGGCAGAACCAACAAATACTGCATAAGTATGATAAATAGCATCAGACCATGCGCCAGCTTCGTAAGAGGCTTTTGCCCAACCTAATTTTTCTTCAGATTCTAATAACAAAGTAGCAACAAGATCTATCACCACACCAGCACATTCGCCAACACCAATAGCAGTTTCAAAGGTTTCTTCATGCCCCCAATCCACAAACTCTTCATCTTTAAGATTCGTAAGATCAGCAAGTGGTTTCAACAACTGGTAAAAATAATCCTTACCATTTCTGTCGTAATATTGGTTAAAGCCCTCTCCTGTTTCAGCTTTAGCACCAAAGTCGTTTAATAATGTCCTTAAAACATCAGTAGCACGTTTAGATGGCGCTTTAATTACGCGCTCTGCTACCCTTCCTTCGCCATTACCAACCGTACCACCACCAAGCATTACCTGTACCGCAGGTACAACTTTGCCGCTAGCCTTTACAGAGCTGCCATGAAAACCAATATGAGCCAAACCATGCTGTCCGCATGAGTTCATACATCCACTGATCTTTATTTTAAGATCTTTATCGTAAATCAATTCTGGATATTCTTCGTAGATCACGTCTTCTAAAGCAACAGAAAGCGACATACTGTTCGATATACCCAGGTTACAAGTATCAGTACCAGGGCAGGTAGTAACATCGCCAACACTATCAAAGCCCGGTTTAGCAAAGCCCAAAGCTTTAAGTTCAACATATAATGAAGGTAAAGCGCCTTCTCTAACAAATTTCAATAATAAACCCTGGTTCTGGGTAACACGAATTTCATCAGCAGCAAAAGGGCTGATTGCATCAACCAGTTTACGTGCAAGATCGGTTGGAATATCACCTTTAGTTACTTTAATGTACACCCCATAAAAACCTTCTTGCTTTTGAGCAACAACGTTGGTAGCGCGCCAATGTTTGTAATCCAACGAATTCACCACATCCTCCAAAGCAGGATAATCTAATAATTCAGGCACCTGAGGATCAAGTACAGCATCACGGTCTATTTTAAAAGATTTTGACTTATTCGCCACACGCTCTTCTTCAATAAGCCTTACAACCTCTTCTAAACCTAATTTCTGAACCAGGTATTTTAGACGTGCTTTATTTCTATTGGTTCTTTCCCCATAGCGATCAAACACTCTTAGCATTGCTTCAGCATAAGGAATGATCTGATCCTCGTGCAGAAAATCGTGAACAGGTTCAGCTAAAAATGGCTGAGCTCCTAAACCACCACCTAAAACCACTTTAAAACCACGTTCACCCTGCTCATTAATTTTAGGAATAAAACCAAGATCATGGATGTAGCTAAATGCCGAATCAG contains the following coding sequences:
- a CDS encoding HEPN domain-containing protein produces the protein MQSFRTELENPIVEKDIIDLEKKIREFREGKIHDEKFRSLRLARGVYGQRQPGVQMVRIKLPFGKVTFSQLLRIADVSDEYASRNLHLTTRQDIQIHYVSLDRTPQLWEELQRDDVTIREACGNTVRNVTSSPDAGINPNEPFDVSPYAHAFFKYFLRNPICQEMGRKIKFSFSSDETDSAFSYIHDLGFIPKINEQGERGFKVVLGGGLGAQPFLAEPVHDFLHEDQIIPYAEAMLRVFDRYGERTNRNKARLKYLVQKLGLEEVVRLIEEERVANKSKSFKIDRDAVLDPQVPELLDYPALEDVVNSLDYKHWRATNVVAQKQEGFYGVYIKVTKGDIPTDLARKLVDAISPFAADEIRVTQNQGLLLKFVREGALPSLYVELKALGFAKPGFDSVGDVTTCPGTDTCNLGISNSMSLSVALEDVIYEEYPELIYDKDLKIKISGCMNSCGQHGLAHIGFHGSSVKASGKVVPAVQVMLGGGTVGNGEGRVAERVIKAPSKRATDVLRTLLNDFGAKAETGEGFNQYYDRNGKDYFYQLLKPLADLTNLKDEEFVDWGHEETFETAIGVGECAGVVIDLVATLLLESEEKLGWAKASYEAGAWSDAIYHTYAVFVGSAKALLLDKGVNSSTQIGVIREFDKNYVETGEIVLEGSFNDLVLQINKNEPTEAFATAYLADVERFYNSIKGTRGE
- the cobA gene encoding uroporphyrinogen-III C-methyltransferase; this translates as MITHKNIYNREPRITLVGAGPGDPELITMKGANALKTADVVLYDALVNEGVLDYANPNAIKVYVGKRSGEHSYGQDAINKLMIDYALNYGHVVRLKGGDPFVFGRGYEELDFAAGYSVPVTVVPGLSSSISVPGLQQIPVTHRGLSESFWVVTGTTSSGKISNDLYEAARSKATVVVLMGLGKLKEIVKLFQNEGKNLLPVAAIQSGSTENEKLAVGTVDTIVELVEEKGIEAPALLIFGQVVSLHPSFQPIKDFYQALKEEL